The Saccharomonospora glauca K62 genome has a segment encoding these proteins:
- the recF gene encoding DNA replication/repair protein RecF (All proteins in this family for which functions are known are DNA-binding proteins that assist the filamentation of RecA onto DNA for the initiation of recombination or recombinational repair.): MYLRHLQVTDFRSWEHVDLPLRAGPTVLVGPNGRGKTNLLEAIGYIATLSSHRVATDAPLVRHGCDRALVRAAVVNEGRELTVELEIAPGRANRARINRGAVGKPRDVLGILRTVLFSPEDLALVRGDPSERRRFLDELLVQRAPRYAGVRSEYDRVLRQRNALLKSLGRSRRGRGEEDPYAASTLQVWDNHLATTGAELLAARLNLVADLAPFVASSYAEVAPDSRPALISYRSSLGAALPEGSGTPDGPRVTPEELAEVLLRVLGELRDAELERGVSLVGPHRDDLDLVLGRAPAKGYASHGESWSFALALRLASYQLLRDEAGGEPVLLLDDVFAELDTRRRARLADVATKAEQVLVTAAVEGDVPVELDGVRYRVSEGEVTRD; this comes from the coding sequence GGGGCCCACCGTGTTGGTGGGTCCCAACGGGCGGGGAAAGACCAACCTGCTCGAAGCGATCGGGTACATCGCGACGCTCTCCTCACACCGGGTCGCCACGGACGCTCCGCTGGTGCGGCACGGGTGCGACCGAGCTCTGGTGCGTGCGGCCGTGGTCAACGAGGGCCGGGAACTCACCGTGGAGCTGGAGATCGCGCCGGGCCGAGCGAACCGGGCGCGGATCAACCGGGGCGCCGTCGGCAAACCGCGCGACGTACTGGGCATCTTGCGGACGGTGCTGTTCTCGCCCGAGGACCTGGCGCTCGTGCGAGGCGACCCCTCCGAACGGCGACGATTCCTCGACGAGCTGCTCGTGCAGCGTGCCCCGAGATACGCGGGAGTGCGCTCGGAGTACGACCGGGTGTTGCGCCAGCGGAACGCGCTGTTGAAGAGCCTGGGCAGGTCCCGCCGCGGTCGCGGTGAGGAAGACCCCTACGCGGCCTCGACGCTGCAGGTGTGGGACAACCACCTGGCGACGACGGGGGCCGAGCTGCTGGCCGCGCGACTCAACCTGGTGGCGGACCTGGCGCCGTTCGTGGCCTCGTCCTACGCCGAGGTCGCGCCCGACTCCCGACCGGCGCTGATCTCCTATCGATCGAGTCTCGGTGCCGCGTTGCCCGAGGGCAGCGGCACCCCGGACGGCCCGAGGGTGACGCCGGAGGAACTGGCGGAAGTGCTGCTGCGCGTCCTCGGCGAGTTGCGCGACGCCGAGCTGGAGCGGGGCGTGAGCCTGGTGGGGCCGCATCGGGACGACCTCGACCTGGTGCTGGGCCGGGCTCCGGCGAAGGGCTACGCCAGCCACGGCGAGTCGTGGTCGTTCGCCCTGGCGCTTCGACTGGCGTCGTACCAGCTCCTGCGCGACGAAGCGGGCGGGGAGCCGGTCCTGCTCCTCGACGACGTGTTCGCCGAACTCGACACCCGCCGGCGTGCTCGGTTGGCCGACGTGGCCACGAAGGCCGAACAGGTGTTGGTGACGGCCGCGGTGGAGGGTGACGTGCCCGTCGAACTCGACGGAGTGCGCTACCGGGTGTCGGAGGGTGAGGTGACCCGTGACTGA